One Rhea pennata isolate bPtePen1 chromosome 3, bPtePen1.pri, whole genome shotgun sequence DNA segment encodes these proteins:
- the CCDC85A gene encoding coiled-coil domain-containing protein 85A isoform X2: MSKAAAESCGAAPAEDLSKVSDEELLKWSKEELIRSLRRAEAEKMSAMLDHSNLIREVNRRLQLHLGEIRGLKDINQKLQEDNQELRDLCCFLDDDRQKGKKVSREWQRLGRYSASIMHKEVALYLQKLKELEVRQEEVVKENLELKELCVLLDEEKSGGAGSRSSIDSQISLCQLTATSTYIRDVGDGSSTSSTGSTDSPDHHKHHLSTSPEHLQKNRGEGSPEHQKHRSISPEHLQKPRGSGSPDHHLKGPSPEHHKTIVKAPEQQKHSSSSPETLPKHILSSSPEHFQKHRPGSSPEHQKHSSGSPDHLQKHTPSGSTEQLHKVRGTSPEHLKQHFGGSPEHLKHLSGGSREGTLRRQVTDDLSPHHRSIYNGMNESTLSYVRQLEARVRQLEEENRMLPQVLIRC, from the exons ATGTCGAAAGCGGCGGCGGAAAGTtgcggggcggcgccggccgaGGACTTGTCCAAGGTGTCCGACGAGGAGCTGCTCAAGTGGAGCAAGGAGGAGCTGATCCGCAGCCTCCGCCGGGCCGAGGCCGAGAAGATGAGCGCGATGCTGGACCACAGCAACCTCATCCGCGAGGTGAACCGCCGCCTCCAGCTCCATCTCGGCGAGATCCGCGGCTTGAAG gataTCAATCAGAAGCTGCAAGAAGATAACCAGGAACTGAGAGACCTTTGTTGCTTTCTGGATGATGACAGGCAGAAAGGCAAGAAGGTATCCCGGGAATGGCAGAGACTGGGCAGGTACAGTGCTAGCATTATGCACAAAGAGGTTGCCTTATACTTGCAGAAGCTGAAAGAATTGGAAGTGAGACAAGAAGAAGTAGTTAAAGAAAACCTGGAACTAAAAGAATTGTGTGTGTTGCTGGATGAGGAGAAGAGTGGTGGAGCAGGCAGCCGGAGCTCTATCGACAGCCAAATCAGCCTGTGCCAGTTAACTGCAACAAGTACCTACATAAGAGATGTCGGTGATGGGAGTAGTACTTCTAGCACTGGAAGTACAGACAGTCCAGACCATCATAAACATCATCTGAGTACTAGTCCAGaacatcttcaaaaaaataGGGGTGAAGGAAGCCCTGAGCATCAGAAACACAGGAGTATCAGCCCAGAGCATCTCCAGAAGCCTAGGGGTTCTGGCAGTCCTGATCATCACCTGAAAGGACCAAGTCCAGAACATCACAAAACCATTGTCAAAGCACCTGAGCAACAAAAGCACAGCAGTAGCAGTCCAGAAACTCTCCCAAAGCACATTCTGAGTAGTAGCCCTGAACACTTTCAAAAGCACAGGCCTGGTAGTAGCCCTGAGCATCAAAAGCACAGCAGTGGCAGCCCAGATCATCTTCAAAAGCACACACCAAGTGGAAGCACAGAACAGCTCCACAAAGTGAGGGGTACGAGCCCTGAGCATCTCAAACAACATTTTGGAGGGAGCCCAGAGCATCTCAAACATCTAAGtggaggcagcagagaaggTACCCTCAGGAGGCAAGTAACAGATGACCTGTCACCTCACCACAGAAGTATATACAATGGAATGAATG
- the CCDC85A gene encoding coiled-coil domain-containing protein 85A isoform X4 produces the protein MSKAAAESCGAAPAEDLSKVSDEELLKWSKEELIRSLRRAEAEKMSAMLDHSNLIREVNRRLQLHLGEIRGLKDINQKLQEDNQELRDLCCFLDDDRQKGKKVSREWQRLGRYSASIMHKEVALYLQKLKELEVRQEEVVKENLELKELCVLLDEEKSGGAGSRSSIDSQISLCQLTATSTYIRDVGDGSSTSSTGSTDSPDHHKHHLSTSPEHLQKNRGEGSPEHQKHRSISPEHLQKPRGSGSPDHHLKGPSPEHHKTIVKAPEQQKHSSSSPETLPKHILSSSPEHFQKHRPGSSPEHQKHSSGSPDHLQKHTPSGSTEQLHKVRGTSPEHLKQHFGGSPEHLKHLSGGSREGTLRRQVTDDLSPHHRSIYNGMNGCVEETWRCCRVVPWD, from the exons ATGTCGAAAGCGGCGGCGGAAAGTtgcggggcggcgccggccgaGGACTTGTCCAAGGTGTCCGACGAGGAGCTGCTCAAGTGGAGCAAGGAGGAGCTGATCCGCAGCCTCCGCCGGGCCGAGGCCGAGAAGATGAGCGCGATGCTGGACCACAGCAACCTCATCCGCGAGGTGAACCGCCGCCTCCAGCTCCATCTCGGCGAGATCCGCGGCTTGAAG gataTCAATCAGAAGCTGCAAGAAGATAACCAGGAACTGAGAGACCTTTGTTGCTTTCTGGATGATGACAGGCAGAAAGGCAAGAAGGTATCCCGGGAATGGCAGAGACTGGGCAGGTACAGTGCTAGCATTATGCACAAAGAGGTTGCCTTATACTTGCAGAAGCTGAAAGAATTGGAAGTGAGACAAGAAGAAGTAGTTAAAGAAAACCTGGAACTAAAAGAATTGTGTGTGTTGCTGGATGAGGAGAAGAGTGGTGGAGCAGGCAGCCGGAGCTCTATCGACAGCCAAATCAGCCTGTGCCAGTTAACTGCAACAAGTACCTACATAAGAGATGTCGGTGATGGGAGTAGTACTTCTAGCACTGGAAGTACAGACAGTCCAGACCATCATAAACATCATCTGAGTACTAGTCCAGaacatcttcaaaaaaataGGGGTGAAGGAAGCCCTGAGCATCAGAAACACAGGAGTATCAGCCCAGAGCATCTCCAGAAGCCTAGGGGTTCTGGCAGTCCTGATCATCACCTGAAAGGACCAAGTCCAGAACATCACAAAACCATTGTCAAAGCACCTGAGCAACAAAAGCACAGCAGTAGCAGTCCAGAAACTCTCCCAAAGCACATTCTGAGTAGTAGCCCTGAACACTTTCAAAAGCACAGGCCTGGTAGTAGCCCTGAGCATCAAAAGCACAGCAGTGGCAGCCCAGATCATCTTCAAAAGCACACACCAAGTGGAAGCACAGAACAGCTCCACAAAGTGAGGGGTACGAGCCCTGAGCATCTCAAACAACATTTTGGAGGGAGCCCAGAGCATCTCAAACATCTAAGtggaggcagcagagaaggTACCCTCAGGAGGCAAGTAACAGATGACCTGTCACCTCACCACAGAAGTATATACAATGGAATGAATG
- the CCDC85A gene encoding coiled-coil domain-containing protein 85A isoform X3 — protein MSKAAAESCGAAPAEDLSKVSDEELLKWSKEELIRSLRRAEAEKMSAMLDHSNLIREVNRRLQLHLGEIRGLKDINQKLQEDNQELRDLCCFLDDDRQKGKKVSREWQRLGRYSASIMHKEVALYLQKLKELEVRQEEVVKENLELKELCVLLDEEKSGGAGSRSSIDSQISLCQLTATSTYIRDVGDGSSTSSTGSTDSPDHHKHHLSTSPEHLQKNRGEGSPEHQKHRSISPEHLQKPRGSGSPDHHLKGPSPEHHKTIVKAPEQQKHSSSSPETLPKHILSSSPEHFQKHRPGSSPEHQKHSSGSPDHLQKHTPSGSTEQLHKVRGTSPEHLKQHFGGSPEHLKHLSGGSREGTLRRQVTDDLSPHHRSIYNGMNESTLSYVRQLEARVRQLEEENRMLPQQ, from the exons ATGTCGAAAGCGGCGGCGGAAAGTtgcggggcggcgccggccgaGGACTTGTCCAAGGTGTCCGACGAGGAGCTGCTCAAGTGGAGCAAGGAGGAGCTGATCCGCAGCCTCCGCCGGGCCGAGGCCGAGAAGATGAGCGCGATGCTGGACCACAGCAACCTCATCCGCGAGGTGAACCGCCGCCTCCAGCTCCATCTCGGCGAGATCCGCGGCTTGAAG gataTCAATCAGAAGCTGCAAGAAGATAACCAGGAACTGAGAGACCTTTGTTGCTTTCTGGATGATGACAGGCAGAAAGGCAAGAAGGTATCCCGGGAATGGCAGAGACTGGGCAGGTACAGTGCTAGCATTATGCACAAAGAGGTTGCCTTATACTTGCAGAAGCTGAAAGAATTGGAAGTGAGACAAGAAGAAGTAGTTAAAGAAAACCTGGAACTAAAAGAATTGTGTGTGTTGCTGGATGAGGAGAAGAGTGGTGGAGCAGGCAGCCGGAGCTCTATCGACAGCCAAATCAGCCTGTGCCAGTTAACTGCAACAAGTACCTACATAAGAGATGTCGGTGATGGGAGTAGTACTTCTAGCACTGGAAGTACAGACAGTCCAGACCATCATAAACATCATCTGAGTACTAGTCCAGaacatcttcaaaaaaataGGGGTGAAGGAAGCCCTGAGCATCAGAAACACAGGAGTATCAGCCCAGAGCATCTCCAGAAGCCTAGGGGTTCTGGCAGTCCTGATCATCACCTGAAAGGACCAAGTCCAGAACATCACAAAACCATTGTCAAAGCACCTGAGCAACAAAAGCACAGCAGTAGCAGTCCAGAAACTCTCCCAAAGCACATTCTGAGTAGTAGCCCTGAACACTTTCAAAAGCACAGGCCTGGTAGTAGCCCTGAGCATCAAAAGCACAGCAGTGGCAGCCCAGATCATCTTCAAAAGCACACACCAAGTGGAAGCACAGAACAGCTCCACAAAGTGAGGGGTACGAGCCCTGAGCATCTCAAACAACATTTTGGAGGGAGCCCAGAGCATCTCAAACATCTAAGtggaggcagcagagaaggTACCCTCAGGAGGCAAGTAACAGATGACCTGTCACCTCACCACAGAAGTATATACAATGGAATGAATG